One window from the genome of Spirosoma rhododendri encodes:
- a CDS encoding M13 family metallopeptidase: protein MNKLVYVSAALLLAGACKPAIAQNPKRVVITGIDASKKPGDDFFMYANGIWSDTARIPASQTGVGSYSFMNYPQRLRMQSILDSIAKGKYPAGSLEQKVGDFYASGMDMAAINKRGYEPIKPLLARIDAVTDVPTLLKLVADEEKAGNGSIIGFRVGPDNRRSTQNIAQLRQTGIGLPERAYYVKTDSSTLAIQQAYRQYLTRLFELTGTSAATAQKMAASTYDLEKQLASAHRTNIELRDVQANYNKMAVADLAKKEPAINWPTLLKSLGATVDTVVVGQPGYYDKLNTLLTAVPLADWKTYLKAHALTNYASYLSQPFIDASFAYAKTLTGQAVKKTRAEEMVQAVDGSLGDALAQLYVKKYFPDEAKKRMRVLVDNLKKAFEARINRLDWMSDSTKTKAVEKLYAFTEKIGYPDKWRDYSTVTVKRDAYFENQLSAEKNDYQHNLAKLGQPVDRTEWHTTPPTVTAYNNPPLNEIVFPAGILQPPYFDVNADDALNYGGIGMVIGHEITHSFDDQGAQYDKDGNVKNWWQPADYAKFKARTQQVIDQYNSFVVLDSVHVKGPLTVGENTADIAGVAIAYDAFKLTEQGKSNTKLDGFTPDQRFFISVARIWRVKTRDAFMRMYVNTNPHSPAKWRVNGPLMNFTPFYNAFNVQPGDKMYKPEKERITVW, encoded by the coding sequence ATGAATAAACTTGTCTACGTTTCGGCAGCCCTGTTGTTGGCAGGTGCCTGCAAACCCGCTATTGCCCAGAATCCAAAGCGCGTTGTTATTACCGGCATCGACGCGTCGAAGAAGCCGGGCGACGATTTTTTTATGTACGCCAACGGTATCTGGTCGGATACGGCCCGGATTCCGGCGAGTCAGACAGGGGTAGGGTCGTATTCGTTTATGAACTACCCGCAGCGCCTGCGGATGCAGAGCATTCTGGACAGCATCGCGAAGGGGAAGTACCCGGCGGGAAGCCTTGAACAGAAAGTCGGCGATTTCTACGCGTCGGGGATGGACATGGCCGCTATCAACAAGCGCGGCTACGAACCCATCAAACCGCTGCTCGCCCGCATCGACGCCGTAACCGACGTGCCCACGCTGCTGAAACTGGTGGCCGACGAAGAAAAAGCGGGCAACGGGTCGATCATCGGGTTTCGCGTTGGGCCAGATAATCGGCGCAGCACCCAGAACATCGCCCAGCTTCGGCAGACGGGTATTGGCCTGCCGGAGCGGGCGTATTACGTCAAAACCGACTCGTCGACGCTGGCGATTCAGCAGGCATACCGGCAGTATCTGACCCGGCTGTTTGAGCTGACCGGCACCAGCGCGGCTACGGCCCAGAAAATGGCGGCTTCGACCTATGACCTCGAAAAACAGCTCGCCAGTGCTCACCGCACTAACATCGAACTCCGCGACGTGCAGGCCAACTACAACAAAATGGCGGTGGCTGATCTGGCGAAAAAAGAGCCCGCGATCAACTGGCCGACTCTGCTGAAAAGCCTGGGTGCTACGGTGGATACCGTCGTGGTGGGGCAACCGGGGTACTACGACAAGCTGAATACGCTGCTGACCGCCGTGCCTCTTGCCGACTGGAAAACGTACCTGAAAGCCCACGCCCTGACCAACTACGCCAGTTACCTGAGCCAGCCGTTTATCGATGCGTCGTTTGCCTACGCGAAAACCCTGACCGGGCAGGCGGTGAAGAAAACCCGCGCCGAAGAAATGGTGCAGGCCGTCGACGGGTCGCTGGGTGATGCGCTGGCGCAGTTGTACGTCAAAAAATACTTCCCCGACGAAGCTAAAAAACGGATGCGGGTGCTGGTCGACAACCTCAAAAAAGCCTTTGAAGCCCGCATCAACCGGCTCGACTGGATGAGCGATTCGACCAAGACGAAGGCCGTAGAAAAGCTGTATGCCTTCACGGAGAAAATCGGCTACCCCGACAAATGGCGCGACTACTCGACCGTGACCGTGAAGCGGGATGCGTATTTTGAGAATCAGCTATCGGCGGAGAAAAACGATTACCAACATAATCTGGCCAAGCTGGGGCAACCCGTCGACCGGACCGAGTGGCACACGACCCCGCCAACGGTGACGGCCTACAACAACCCCCCGCTCAACGAAATCGTGTTTCCGGCGGGTATTCTGCAACCGCCGTATTTCGACGTCAACGCCGACGACGCCCTGAACTACGGTGGTATCGGTATGGTAATCGGGCACGAAATAACCCACTCGTTTGATGATCAGGGCGCGCAGTACGACAAAGACGGGAACGTGAAAAACTGGTGGCAACCCGCCGATTACGCCAAGTTCAAAGCCAGAACCCAGCAGGTGATCGATCAGTACAACTCGTTCGTCGTGCTCGATTCGGTACACGTGAAAGGCCCGCTGACCGTGGGTGAAAACACCGCCGACATCGCCGGAGTCGCCATTGCGTACGACGCCTTCAAGCTGACCGAGCAGGGTAAAAGCAATACAAAACTCGACGGCTTCACGCCCGATCAGCGGTTCTTTATTTCGGTGGCCCGGATCTGGCGGGTCAAAACGCGGGATGCGTTCATGCGGATGTACGTCAACACCAACCCGCACTCCCCGGCGAAGTGGCGCGTCAACGGGCCGCTGATGAACTTCACCCCATTCTACAACGCCTTCAACGTGCAGCCGGGCGACAAAATGTACAAGCCCGAAAAGGAGCGAATCACGGTCTGGTAA
- a CDS encoding PepSY domain-containing protein, producing MTISIWRYSHLALAVSSFLLLALASITGIILAVEPVLQKTQPYRAEGFTDVTLAQTLPVLKKKYSELTELSVDHNGFVRVQGSDADGENVDAYVDPRTGNVLGAFTKKSEFFDWVEALHRSLFLHEAGRFFIGLTAFLLLLITVSGTALIIQRQRGIKRFFTRIVRDNFAQYWHVTLGRLSLIPILIIALSGTYLSLDRFELLGKEEKISPKIDLDAIKDSPKRTIAEIPVFQQTRLADVQSIEFPFADDPEEFYVIKLRDRELTINQVTGEVLNETPYPTTVLLANLSLNLHTGRASAVWALILAIASGNILFFIWSGFAITLKRRANRIKNKYTASESRFVILVGSENGSTFRFARSVQEQLLAQGETVHMAELNGYMTYPKAEHLIVLTATYGLGDAPTNAARFAALLEKHPQRQPVRYSVVGFGSRAYPDFCQFAFAVNTMLSHQSWAQPLVDIHTVDDKSPAEFSLWAEAWSQQADRPMLLADELRHIPTELDTLTVTANTRTAQPDGTFLVRLRPPRRQRVRSGDLLAIYPANDYRERLYSIGVVANSGSDDVQLSVRLHPAGLGSTFLHELTPGQNIRARIVDNAHFHFPRKAPGVLMIANGTGIAPFLGMISQNKTNVPTHLYCGFRHSASFEIYREMLETDRVANKLTSLHVAYSREGDKQYVSDLLTRDADRIASLLQTNGVVMICGSLAMQKDVLTLLETICQTKLNQPLSHYQSHGQVLTDCY from the coding sequence ATGACCATTTCCATCTGGCGATACAGCCACCTAGCCCTGGCTGTGTCGTCTTTTTTGTTGCTGGCACTGGCGTCGATTACCGGGATTATCCTGGCGGTGGAGCCCGTGTTGCAAAAAACGCAGCCGTACCGCGCTGAGGGTTTCACCGACGTTACGCTGGCGCAGACGCTGCCGGTACTGAAAAAAAAATACAGCGAGCTTACAGAGCTGAGCGTCGATCACAACGGCTTCGTCAGGGTACAGGGTAGCGATGCCGACGGCGAAAACGTAGACGCTTACGTTGACCCGCGCACGGGCAATGTACTGGGCGCGTTTACCAAAAAAAGCGAGTTTTTCGACTGGGTCGAGGCTCTGCACCGGTCGCTGTTTCTGCACGAAGCGGGCCGGTTTTTTATTGGCCTGACCGCTTTTCTGCTGCTGCTCATCACCGTGTCGGGAACGGCCCTGATTATCCAGCGACAGCGGGGCATTAAGCGATTCTTTACCCGGATCGTCCGCGACAATTTCGCCCAGTACTGGCACGTCACGCTCGGTCGGCTGTCGCTCATTCCCATCCTGATCATCGCCCTGTCGGGTACGTATCTCTCGCTCGACCGCTTCGAGTTGTTGGGTAAAGAAGAGAAGATTTCGCCCAAAATCGACCTCGACGCGATCAAAGACTCGCCAAAACGTACAATCGCCGAGATACCGGTATTTCAACAAACCCGGCTGGCCGATGTGCAAAGTATCGAGTTTCCCTTTGCCGACGACCCCGAAGAATTTTACGTCATCAAGCTCCGCGACCGCGAACTGACGATTAATCAGGTCACGGGCGAGGTGCTGAACGAAACGCCGTACCCAACTACGGTGCTGCTGGCAAACCTGAGCCTGAACCTGCACACGGGCCGGGCGAGCGCGGTCTGGGCGCTAATTCTGGCGATTGCGTCGGGAAACATCCTGTTCTTTATCTGGTCGGGTTTTGCCATCACGCTGAAACGACGCGCCAACCGGATCAAAAACAAGTACACCGCCAGCGAGAGCCGGTTTGTGATTCTGGTCGGGTCGGAAAATGGCAGTACGTTCCGGTTTGCCCGGTCGGTGCAGGAGCAGTTATTGGCGCAGGGCGAAACGGTGCATATGGCCGAACTGAACGGGTACATGACGTACCCGAAGGCTGAGCACCTGATTGTGCTGACGGCGACTTACGGCCTGGGCGACGCGCCAACCAACGCAGCACGATTTGCGGCTCTGCTGGAAAAACACCCGCAACGGCAGCCCGTCCGGTATTCGGTCGTTGGTTTCGGGTCGCGGGCGTACCCCGACTTTTGCCAGTTTGCCTTTGCCGTCAACACAATGCTATCGCATCAGTCGTGGGCCCAGCCGCTGGTCGACATTCACACTGTCGACGACAAGTCCCCGGCGGAATTCAGTCTGTGGGCCGAAGCGTGGTCGCAACAGGCCGACCGACCCATGCTGCTCGCCGACGAACTGCGCCACATCCCCACCGAGCTCGACACGCTAACCGTAACGGCCAACACCCGCACCGCCCAGCCCGACGGTACGTTTCTGGTCCGCTTACGGCCCCCGCGTCGGCAGCGCGTCAGGTCCGGTGACCTGCTGGCGATTTACCCCGCCAACGATTACCGCGAACGGCTTTACTCCATCGGTGTTGTCGCGAACAGCGGTAGTGACGATGTGCAACTGAGCGTTCGGCTGCACCCCGCCGGACTGGGGTCGACATTTTTGCACGAGCTGACGCCCGGTCAGAACATCCGCGCCCGCATCGTCGATAACGCTCATTTTCATTTTCCGCGAAAAGCGCCCGGCGTGCTGATGATTGCCAACGGTACCGGCATCGCGCCTTTCCTCGGCATGATCAGTCAGAACAAAACAAACGTGCCCACGCACCTGTACTGCGGCTTTCGGCACAGCGCGTCGTTCGAGATCTACCGCGAGATGCTGGAAACAGACCGTGTCGCCAACAAGCTCACCAGCCTGCACGTCGCCTATTCCCGCGAGGGCGACAAACAGTACGTCAGCGATCTGCTCACCCGCGACGCCGACCGCATCGCCAGTTTGCTGCAAACGAACGGTGTCGTCATGATCTGCGGCTCCCTGGCGATGCAGAAAGACGTGCTGACCCTGCTGGAAACCATCTGCCAGACCAAACTCAACCAGCCCCTCAGCCATTACCAGTCGCACGGGCAGGTACTGACGGACTGCTATTGA
- a CDS encoding flavin-containing monooxygenase: MAVSQVVDDTFVDVLIVGAGLSGIGAACWLQRECPDKRYVILEARDAMGGTWDLFRYPGIRSDSDMYTLGYAFKPWLGENAIADGPSIRDYIEETAREHDVPAHIRYGHKVAAASWSSKDACWTVEVEQPATGARLSMQARFLYMCSGYYSYTQPHRPEFAGEADFDGTVVLPQFWPADLDYTGKRVVVVGSGATAMTIVPNMAKSAGHVTMLQRSPTYVAALPSQDTFSRLLRRWLPERLAYRLTRLKNIMSSITLFWLVRSQPKLASKQMIQGVSDQLGPDYDVKTHFTPRYNPWDQRVCVVPDGDLFTALKAGRATVVTDEIERFTADGLLLKSGQALPADVVVLATGLTVQLFGGMQLTVDGKSYQPSELMAYKGMMLSDVPNLALAFGYTNASWTLKADLTARYVCRLLRYMDRKGYTVAVPRRQADVQPVPFLNFSSGYVQRAGKLLPQQGARRPWQVHQNYLRDTVATRYSRLADGVLRFGTKGVMP; the protein is encoded by the coding sequence ATGGCTGTTTCTCAAGTTGTCGATGATACCTTCGTCGACGTGCTGATCGTAGGGGCCGGGCTATCCGGCATCGGCGCGGCCTGCTGGCTGCAACGGGAATGCCCTGACAAACGGTACGTCATCCTGGAAGCGCGCGATGCGATGGGCGGGACCTGGGATCTGTTTCGCTACCCCGGCATCCGCTCCGATTCGGATATGTACACGCTCGGTTACGCGTTCAAGCCCTGGCTTGGCGAAAATGCCATCGCCGACGGTCCGTCGATTCGGGACTACATCGAAGAAACGGCCCGTGAACACGACGTACCCGCACACATCCGGTATGGCCACAAAGTCGCAGCTGCCAGCTGGTCGAGCAAAGACGCCTGCTGGACGGTAGAGGTGGAGCAACCGGCAACCGGTGCGCGGCTATCGATGCAGGCTCGTTTTTTGTACATGTGCAGCGGCTACTACAGCTACACGCAGCCACACCGCCCGGAATTTGCGGGCGAAGCTGACTTCGATGGTACCGTCGTGCTGCCGCAATTCTGGCCCGCCGATCTCGACTACACGGGTAAACGCGTAGTTGTGGTGGGCAGCGGAGCCACGGCCATGACTATCGTGCCGAACATGGCTAAATCGGCCGGACACGTAACGATGCTGCAACGGTCGCCGACCTACGTAGCCGCCCTGCCGAGTCAGGATACGTTTTCGCGACTGCTCCGGCGATGGTTGCCCGAACGGCTGGCCTACCGACTGACGCGGCTGAAAAATATAATGAGCAGCATTACCCTGTTCTGGCTCGTGAGGAGTCAGCCGAAGCTGGCGAGTAAGCAGATGATACAGGGTGTTTCTGACCAGCTCGGCCCCGATTACGACGTCAAAACGCACTTTACGCCCCGCTATAATCCCTGGGATCAGCGGGTGTGTGTAGTGCCCGACGGCGATTTGTTCACGGCCCTGAAAGCGGGTCGGGCAACGGTCGTGACCGACGAAATCGAGCGGTTTACGGCGGATGGGCTGCTGCTGAAATCCGGGCAGGCTCTCCCCGCCGATGTGGTGGTACTGGCAACTGGTCTGACGGTTCAGCTCTTCGGCGGAATGCAGCTGACCGTCGACGGGAAAAGCTACCAGCCCAGCGAATTGATGGCTTACAAAGGCATGATGCTGAGCGATGTGCCTAACCTGGCCCTGGCGTTTGGCTACACCAATGCTTCGTGGACGCTGAAAGCCGACCTGACGGCCCGGTATGTCTGCCGACTGCTGCGCTACATGGACCGCAAAGGCTACACCGTTGCCGTTCCTCGCCGGCAAGCCGACGTACAGCCCGTGCCGTTCCTGAATTTTTCGTCCGGCTATGTGCAGCGGGCCGGGAAGCTGCTGCCGCAGCAGGGCGCACGCCGACCGTGGCAGGTGCACCAGAACTACCTGCGCGATACCGTTGCCACTCGCTACAGCCGCCTTGCCGACGGGGTACTTCGCTTCGGCACGAAAGGCGTTATGCCCTGA
- a CDS encoding Gfo/Idh/MocA family protein, with protein MTQYTRRLFIETISAGLGAAVSHPSFAARNDADQPPARKLNVALCGLGRYANVLRSGFAESRYCRLAGIVTGTPAKAAQWQQDYKLADRNVYSYQTFDQLKNNPDIDLVYITLPNGMHKEYTIRAAQAGKHVIVEKPMAFTVRDCQDMIDACQKAGVQLAVGYRLHYEPHHSELMRLGQQNIFGPVRLIDASLGYQLAGTPPNDWHLKKSLAGGGPLMNLGVYCVQSGRYVLGEEPLSVTAQYGPVTMPSLFKEVEENITWQLTFPGGAVCTSATTSNCNIDRFYAAADNGFFELNPALSYGPFKGRSSQGPFNFPVVNQQAALLDDIGRHILEKKPLPSHIAGIEGLKDMRVIEGIYRAADTGSKIILPQG; from the coding sequence ATGACCCAGTATACCAGGCGGTTATTCATCGAAACGATCAGTGCGGGCCTTGGCGCGGCTGTCAGCCACCCGTCTTTTGCCGCCAGAAACGACGCAGACCAGCCGCCAGCCCGCAAACTGAACGTGGCGCTTTGCGGACTAGGCCGGTACGCCAATGTACTGAGGAGCGGGTTTGCGGAATCAAGGTACTGTCGGCTGGCTGGCATCGTGACGGGGACGCCCGCCAAAGCCGCACAGTGGCAGCAGGATTATAAACTAGCCGACAGGAACGTCTACTCCTACCAGACCTTCGATCAGTTAAAAAACAACCCGGACATCGATCTGGTGTACATCACGCTGCCAAACGGGATGCACAAGGAATACACGATCCGGGCAGCGCAGGCGGGCAAACACGTCATCGTGGAGAAGCCGATGGCTTTTACCGTGCGCGATTGTCAAGACATGATCGACGCCTGCCAGAAGGCGGGAGTTCAGCTCGCCGTTGGCTACCGACTGCACTACGAACCGCATCATAGCGAACTTATGCGGCTGGGGCAGCAGAACATATTCGGACCGGTACGTCTGATTGACGCTTCGCTCGGCTACCAATTGGCGGGTACTCCTCCCAACGACTGGCACCTGAAAAAATCCCTCGCCGGGGGTGGGCCGCTGATGAATCTGGGGGTTTATTGCGTGCAGAGCGGCCGTTACGTGCTGGGTGAAGAACCACTCAGCGTCACGGCGCAGTATGGGCCGGTCACGATGCCCAGTCTGTTTAAGGAAGTCGAGGAAAACATCACCTGGCAACTGACGTTTCCGGGCGGAGCCGTCTGTACGTCGGCCACGACGTCGAACTGCAATATCGACCGGTTTTACGCAGCTGCCGACAATGGTTTTTTTGAACTCAATCCGGCTCTGAGTTACGGTCCATTTAAGGGGCGTAGCAGCCAGGGACCGTTCAATTTTCCGGTGGTCAATCAGCAGGCGGCACTGCTGGACGACATCGGCAGGCACATACTGGAGAAAAAGCCGTTGCCCAGCCACATCGCCGGGATAGAGGGCCTGAAAGACATGCGGGTTATCGAGGGTATCTACCGCGCTGCCGACACCGGAAGCAAGATCATCCTGCCGCAGGGTTGA